One window from the genome of Epinephelus moara isolate mb chromosome 21, YSFRI_EMoa_1.0, whole genome shotgun sequence encodes:
- the LOC126408975 gene encoding E3 SUMO-protein ligase ZBED1-like — translation MASSTEKDNDEIRSPLGNKSAVWKYFGFRRKDGSTDKTHAIRKQYQCELKYSGNTTSLAAHLKNKHGTDPHAHTSSSVTVPEACTPALTSFFPQKLNNNSKRVTSITGAISYFICKDMRPYSVVENDSFRKLLHTLEPKYAIPSRQHFSETCIPRLYTQVKDEVKREFLHADRVAITTDEWTSCTTQAYVTVTCHHIDNDWQMKNYVLQTQILNDAHTGVNLGTVLKEACEEWNINDKNPALVTDHASNMSVAGVEASLSPHIKCFRHTINLATQKGLKCAGAAHLLGRVRRVVSFFHRSTVATSLLKEKQKLLGLPEHKLKQDVITRWNGSFEMLERFLEQQAAVCASLLDRKLRKGANDVQTLSEGDISTAEDLVKLLGPVKSATTIMCEEQQPKVSMIAPLKAKLLEHYSISEEDSTLVTEMKQTMTKELQQRYVDVQQVLLRASALDTRFKKLPFLSEKERDATFQCLTQEAAELWDQKNDTVAQVENAPPHLMTQHHLTHLVNQPLINLTWCLLPRFKPLNRIMSLLPRGQRHLRISLVTPSSLWTLARLPRPPES, via the exons ATGGCAAGCAGCACGGAGAAAGACAACGATGAAATTCGCTCTCCTCTCGGGAATAAGTCGGCGGTCTGGAAATATTTCGGATTCCGGAGGAAAGACGGCtcaacagacaaaacacacgCCATACGCAAACAATACCAGTGCGAGTTGAAATACTCGGGAAACACAACGAGCTTGGCCGCGCACCTAAAGAACAAACACGGCACTGACCCGCATGCTCACACTAGCTCCAGTGTTACCGTGCCAGAGGCCTGCACACCAGCTTTGACCAGTTTCTTTCCACAAAAACTGAACAACAACTCAAAAAGAGTGACGAGTATCACAGGTgccatttcatattttatttgcaAAGACATGAGACCTTACAGTGTTGTCGAGAATGATAGCTTTCGTAAACTACTGCATACTCTGGAGCCGAAATACGCAATACCATCAAGACAGCACTTCAGTGAAACGTGCATACCGAGACTGTACACTCAAGTTAAAGATGAAGTTAAACGTGAGTTCCTGCATGCAGACAGAGTCGCTATCACTACAGATGAATGGACGTCATGTACAACACAAGCCTACGTAACTGTAACCTGTCATCATATTGACAACGACTGGCAAATGAAGAATTATGTTCTTCAGACACAGATTTTGAACGACGCACACACAGGAGTAAATCTTGGCACAGTTTTGAAGGAGGCATGCGAGGAGTGGAATATAAACGACAAAAACCCTGCGCTTGTAACAGATCATGCCAGCAACATGTCCGTCGCCGGAGTAGAGGCAAGTCTGTCACCGCACATCAAATGTTTCAGACATACTATAAACTTGGCGACACAGAAAGGCCTGAAATGTGCTGGTGCTGCACATCTTCTGGGGAGAGTGAGACGGGTCGTGTCATTTTTCCACCGCAGCACAGTGGCGACCTCGCTTTTAAAAGAGAAGCAGAAGTTGCTTGGACTTCCAGAACACAAGCTAAAACAAGACGTAATCACACGTTGGAACGGTTCGTTTGAAATGTTAGAACGGTTTCTGGAGCAACAAGCTGCAGTGTGTGCTTCACTCCTGGACAGAAAACTGAGGAAAGGTGCAAATGATGTGCAGACACTCAGCGAAggagacatctctacagctgaagACTTAGTTAAGCTACTTGGACCAGTGAAAAGTGCCACCACCATCATGTGTGAGGAACAGCAGCCCAAGGTATCTATGATTGCACCACTCAAAGCTAAGTTGTTGGAGCATTACAGTATCTCAGAGGAAGACTCCACTTTAGTGACAGAGATGAAGCAGACAATGACCAAGGAGCTCCAGCAGCGATATGTGGACGTGCAGCAAGTCCTGCTGAGAGCATCTGCCTTAGATACAAGGTTTAAGAAGCTGCCATTCTTAagtgagaaggagagagatgcaACTTTCCAGTGTCTCACACAAGAGGCTGCAGAGCTGTGGGACCAGAAA AATGACACAGTGGCACAGGTTGAGAATGCACCTCCTCATCTGATGACCCAGCACCACCTCACTCATCTGGTGAACCAACCTCTGATCAACCTGACTTGGTGCCTGCTTCCCAGGTTCAAGCCACTGAACAGg ATTATGTCCCTGCTTCCAAGAGGTCAAAGGCACTTGAGGATCTCTTTGGTGACACCTTCTTCACTGTGGACCCTAGCCAGACTGCCAAGACCTCCAGAGAGCTAG